One Longimicrobiaceae bacterium genomic region harbors:
- a CDS encoding putative sulfate exporter family transporter, with product MHDVKVTPAPNRPSTAARAGFIVLALFTLSPWASPAIALGLGAAFALALANPFAKESRAASKSLLQACVVGLGFGMPLAAVVRAGLAGVGYTVAGIAAALALGTLLGRWLRVERHTSFLITAGTSICGGSAIAAVGPAIGAGPEAMSVSLATVFILNAVALYLFPAVGHALRLSQGQFGVWAAIAIHDTSSVVGAASAYGAQALQTATVLKLARALWIIPLTLAAAAVARRQRIREGAAEARSALKLPWFIGLFILAALIRTILPASATPVLDGLAHLARIGLVLTLFLIGAGLTRETLRAVGIRPLVQGVLLWIAVGGLSLFAVWRWLPA from the coding sequence GTGCACGACGTGAAGGTTACTCCTGCTCCCAATCGCCCGAGCACCGCCGCGCGCGCGGGGTTCATCGTGCTTGCGCTGTTCACGCTCAGCCCCTGGGCGTCGCCGGCCATCGCGCTGGGGCTGGGGGCGGCGTTCGCGCTCGCGCTGGCCAACCCGTTCGCGAAGGAGAGCCGCGCCGCGTCCAAGTCGCTGCTGCAAGCGTGCGTGGTGGGCCTGGGCTTCGGGATGCCGCTCGCCGCGGTGGTGCGGGCGGGCCTGGCGGGCGTGGGCTACACCGTCGCCGGGATCGCGGCGGCGCTCGCTCTCGGCACGCTGCTGGGGCGCTGGCTGCGGGTGGAGCGGCACACGTCGTTCCTCATCACCGCCGGCACCAGCATCTGCGGCGGCAGCGCGATCGCGGCGGTGGGCCCGGCGATCGGCGCCGGCCCGGAGGCGATGAGCGTGTCGCTCGCGACGGTGTTCATCCTCAACGCCGTGGCGCTGTACCTCTTCCCCGCCGTAGGGCACGCGCTGCGGCTGTCGCAGGGGCAGTTCGGCGTGTGGGCGGCCATCGCCATCCACGACACCAGCTCGGTCGTGGGCGCGGCGTCAGCATACGGCGCGCAGGCGCTCCAAACCGCGACGGTGCTGAAGCTGGCGCGCGCGCTCTGGATCATCCCGCTCACCCTCGCCGCCGCCGCGGTCGCCCGCCGCCAGCGCATCCGCGAGGGCGCCGCCGAAGCTCGATCGGCTCTGAAGCTGCCGTGGTTCATCGGCCTATTCATCCTCGCCGCCCTCATCCGGACGATCCTCCCCGCCTCGGCCACGCCCGTGCTGGACGGGCTCGCGCACCTGGCACGCATCGGCCTCGTCCTCACGCTGTTCCTGATCGGCGCCGGCCTCACGCGCGAGACGCTCCGCGCCGTCGGCATCCGCCCGCTCGTGCAGGGCGTGCTCCTCTGGATCGCCGTGGGCGGCCTCTCCCTTTTCGCCGTCTGGCGCTGGCTGCCGGCGTGA
- a CDS encoding phenylalanine 4-monooxygenase: MQATAETLDPGIFTTQDWSAYTPENHEVWGILYERRMRELERNGSGVFLRGAEAIGLRRDRVPDLAEVNRRLDARTGWNAVPVTGFIPARQFFHCLAERRFPTTITLRPREQLDYLPEPDIFHDVFGHVPLHADSMFADFLQGFGAVAMRARSDEDVTRMARLFWFTVEFGLVHEDGETKVYGSGLISSAGDAANALGPKCDRRPFSLEAVLEQPFEIDHFQDVLFVVDSFDQLFEATEKAKRMIG, from the coding sequence ATGCAAGCCACCGCCGAGACGTTGGACCCGGGCATCTTCACCACCCAGGACTGGAGCGCCTACACCCCGGAGAACCACGAGGTGTGGGGAATCCTCTACGAGCGGCGCATGCGCGAGCTGGAGCGCAACGGCAGCGGCGTCTTCCTGCGCGGCGCCGAGGCCATCGGGCTGCGGCGCGACCGCGTGCCGGACCTGGCGGAGGTGAACCGGCGCCTGGATGCGCGCACCGGCTGGAACGCGGTGCCGGTCACGGGCTTCATCCCCGCGCGGCAGTTCTTCCACTGCCTGGCCGAGCGGCGCTTCCCCACCACCATCACGCTACGGCCGCGCGAGCAGCTGGACTACCTCCCGGAACCCGACATCTTTCACGACGTGTTCGGCCACGTGCCGCTGCACGCCGACTCTATGTTCGCGGACTTCCTGCAAGGCTTCGGCGCCGTCGCCATGCGCGCCCGCAGCGACGAGGACGTGACGCGGATGGCGCGCCTCTTCTGGTTCACCGTGGAGTTCGGGCTGGTGCACGAGGACGGCGAGACGAAGGTCTACGGCAGCGGCCTCATCTCGTCCGCGGGCGACGCGGCGAACGCCCTCGGGCCCAAGTGCGACCGCCGCCCGTTCTCGCTCGAAGCCGTGCTGGAGCAGCCGTTCGAGATCGACCACTTCCAGGACGTGCTCTTCGTCGTCGACTCGTTCGACCAGCTCTTCGAAGCGACCGAGAAAGCCAAGCGGATGATCGGCTGA